A window of the Lactobacillus gasseri ATCC 33323 = JCM 1131 genome harbors these coding sequences:
- a CDS encoding MDR family MFS transporter has protein sequence MHGKQNIQPDDEIKLHWLLLGELFTWIGASFIWPLTSVYLNKRLHVSLAMIGIVLLFNCLANMLGSFVAGWAYDHFNPYYLIIAGAGLDALVLFGMAANHTWPIYWVWMTLTGLLGGWNGALINSIATSIKSKPGRYVFNTIYFAQNLGVVLGTLIVGYIYDYSVTILFVIAASLFVIVCINSIINYRPIIKFHLERKAQQNTNSKNKTTPMPGANLKLTIGFFTTLAVIWLMYMNWESNLSVYMVSLGIPFHLYSLLWTINASIIVIVQAFLSRFPNTFKNLFHQVVFGVTMFAISFVTLIFAKDYAHFVFSMVTLTLGESTAMPAMPAYVNDLSPVESKGKYQGLTISTSAIGRAFGPLFGGLVIDKFGYINFFIVAAAGIFMMLAIIVPLHAQLKDKLKIFR, from the coding sequence GTGCACGGTAAACAGAATATTCAACCAGATGATGAAATTAAGCTTCATTGGCTCCTATTAGGTGAGTTATTTACCTGGATTGGAGCTAGTTTTATCTGGCCATTGACTTCAGTTTATTTAAATAAAAGGCTGCATGTATCTTTGGCAATGATTGGGATTGTGTTGCTCTTTAACTGTTTAGCTAATATGCTTGGCTCCTTTGTCGCAGGTTGGGCGTATGATCATTTCAATCCCTATTATTTAATTATTGCAGGAGCAGGTTTAGATGCCTTAGTTTTGTTTGGAATGGCTGCTAATCATACTTGGCCGATTTATTGGGTCTGGATGACTTTAACTGGGCTACTTGGTGGCTGGAATGGGGCTTTAATTAATTCAATTGCAACTAGTATTAAGTCTAAGCCTGGCAGGTATGTTTTTAATACGATCTATTTTGCACAGAATCTAGGTGTGGTACTTGGTACATTGATCGTGGGTTATATTTACGATTATTCCGTTACGATTTTATTCGTTATTGCAGCTAGTCTTTTCGTGATTGTATGTATAAACTCAATTATTAATTATCGTCCAATTATTAAGTTTCATTTGGAAAGAAAAGCTCAGCAAAATACTAATAGTAAAAATAAGACCACACCAATGCCGGGTGCTAATTTGAAATTAACTATTGGCTTTTTTACTACTCTAGCTGTGATCTGGTTAATGTACATGAACTGGGAATCTAACCTTTCAGTTTATATGGTTTCTTTGGGCATTCCATTTCATTTATATAGTTTACTTTGGACGATTAATGCCAGCATTATTGTGATTGTACAGGCTTTTTTAAGTCGTTTTCCTAATACTTTTAAGAATTTATTCCATCAGGTTGTGTTCGGAGTTACAATGTTTGCTATCTCTTTTGTGACTTTAATTTTCGCGAAAGATTATGCGCATTTTGTGTTTTCAATGGTTACTTTGACTTTAGGTGAATCAACTGCAATGCCGGCAATGCCAGCTTATGTAAATGATTTATCTCCAGTTGAAAGTAAAGGAAAATATCAAGGATTAACGATTTCAACGTCTGCGATTGGTAGAGCGTTTGGTCCTTTATTTGGAGGGTTAGTGATTGATAAGTTTGGCTATATCAATTTCTTTATTGTAGCTGCAGCTGGAATCTTTATGATGCTGGCAATTATCGTGCCACTTCACGCACAGTTGAAAGATAAGCTGAAAATATTTAGGTAA
- a CDS encoding tagatose 1,6-diphosphate aldolase: MRKISPEVAKHMDNLSNEAGVISALAIDQRGSLKRMLAEAANKPADETTIVDFKKAVSKELTPYASAILTDPEYGLPATKVRDKNCGLLLSYEKTGYDTTEPGRMCDLIADQSALRIKNDGADAVKFLLYYDPDESDEINDKKKAFVERVGAETKANGLPFFLELLTYDGKMDDVKSEEYAKVKPEKVFKTIEEFSKPQYDVTVLKVEIPFNIKYVEGFNGDNNVVYTQEEAKKLLKKQSDLTDLPYIFLSAGVTSEEFIAEIKMAEEADADFNGVLCGRATWKPAIKPFAAEGEKQGREWLSTEGKQNIENLNDALKGAKSWKDKLEVED, from the coding sequence ATGAGAAAAATTTCACCTGAAGTTGCAAAACATATGGACAATTTATCTAATGAAGCTGGAGTAATCAGCGCATTAGCAATTGACCAAAGAGGATCATTAAAGAGAATGTTAGCTGAAGCAGCAAATAAACCTGCTGATGAAACAACAATCGTAGATTTTAAAAAGGCTGTTTCTAAAGAATTAACACCATATGCTTCCGCAATTTTAACGGATCCAGAATATGGTCTTCCTGCAACTAAGGTAAGGGATAAGAATTGTGGTTTATTACTATCTTATGAAAAGACAGGCTATGATACCACTGAACCAGGCAGAATGTGTGATTTGATTGCCGACCAATCAGCTTTAAGAATTAAAAATGATGGTGCCGATGCAGTTAAATTCTTGCTTTACTACGATCCAGACGAAAGTGATGAAATTAATGATAAGAAGAAGGCTTTCGTTGAAAGAGTAGGAGCTGAAACTAAAGCAAATGGTCTTCCATTTTTCCTTGAATTATTAACTTATGATGGCAAGATGGATGACGTTAAGAGTGAAGAATATGCTAAAGTAAAGCCTGAAAAAGTATTTAAGACAATTGAAGAATTTTCAAAACCTCAATATGACGTTACTGTTCTTAAGGTTGAAATTCCATTCAATATTAAGTATGTAGAAGGCTTCAATGGCGACAATAATGTTGTTTATACTCAAGAAGAAGCAAAGAAGTTGTTGAAGAAACAATCAGACTTAACTGATTTACCATACATTTTCTTATCAGCTGGTGTAACAAGTGAAGAATTCATTGCTGAAATTAAAATGGCTGAAGAAGCTGATGCAGACTTCAATGGTGTTCTTTGTGGACGTGCAACTTGGAAGCCAGCAATTAAGCCTTTTGCTGCTGAAGGTGAAAAGCAAGGTAGAGAATGGTTATCAACTGAAGGTAAGCAGAATATCGAAAACTTGAACGATGCACTTAAGGGTGCTAAGTCATGGAAAGATAAGCTCGAAGTTGAAGATTAA
- a CDS encoding SLAP domain-containing protein, whose product MKGLKYTSLAVAALTATILASTNNGKVQAASTNENDTVTVAKSDKEKAQAAINQAQNSVNNAQTVVDSKKSALTDAQEKAQAPDNAYSAQQAKVNDSQKNLSAKQAQDKLNSATEISKQATPENIQKAQKNITVQQDAIKNAQQNVNDANADLNKAQAQLATAKQKQADAQNVVNAKESAKQTADKNVAKAESDVKNSGLDEAKQDVEKVQTTLNDIKKTNANNESILTTNKSALTENNQKIATVNNKIATANQAVVDAQNNVNAKQQALADAKKALKDLQDQVAKDQASGAAGFFKSIADNKDNSESLREDARTAYDIVTGKPNAYQDITVRWVKQAVELGQEKDSTSFSNMEKALGYYEHWMTYRDKYGLSHPSISLTAVAIAMLSSDFQHYSDEFNHPILLTAKYGPFYEDEEDISAGDVNPIDNWMSEKEDIDNYIKDHPDAAAYSFESSHPLTEDDWARDVDFWSNKPVDIGHYTSMIKPDANYVGLAGNEYEIEPFMDNADSMDEIEFDPINGMDFNSYQNLVHSYLQNIKQEDQINTLKANVETASQNLTAAQNAVQAAQNNVKSLQANLAELNNGSTKINKAITDTQDALAKGRENLEFEQKQLDQANKNLAAVQAKVGAKAKALDDAKAAQAKAADALAQAQNVLAGATAAVKSAQTTVDNAQGNVNAKNKDLKAAKASLESLKQTLSSLESAKANLASAQAALTAANNDVLTADKDVKAQELILASLEEAKGKSDAQVASAEKDLKKAEAALANEQSKLADAKAKLAELNKKANNNTGKSDSKPEINNQKPAKPATKPGSESANTEKPEPDFSGNNKSDSKKEQNSTDNVKSDVKSENKSNKTKEESKSSSSVKIVDNGDDSTASVVLAGSNTAVKVYGEKTVNGTTYYKIGANHWVKADKAHVVSIGGQATTKQLPQTGAKNELIAAISGLTVASVGIASAMGMSRKKKNN is encoded by the coding sequence ATGAAAGGATTAAAATACACAAGTTTAGCTGTGGCAGCATTAACTGCTACTATTTTGGCAAGCACCAATAATGGTAAAGTCCAAGCTGCATCAACTAATGAAAATGATACTGTTACTGTAGCAAAATCAGATAAAGAAAAGGCTCAAGCAGCTATTAACCAAGCACAAAATTCAGTTAATAATGCTCAAACAGTCGTTGATAGCAAGAAGAGCGCGTTAACTGATGCCCAAGAAAAGGCTCAAGCACCAGATAATGCTTATTCTGCTCAACAAGCTAAAGTAAATGACAGTCAAAAGAATCTTTCTGCTAAACAAGCACAAGATAAATTAAATAGTGCTACTGAAATTTCAAAGCAAGCTACTCCAGAAAATATTCAAAAAGCACAAAAGAATATTACTGTTCAACAAGATGCAATTAAAAATGCGCAGCAAAATGTTAATGATGCAAATGCAGATTTGAATAAAGCACAAGCTCAATTAGCAACTGCTAAGCAAAAACAAGCTGATGCTCAAAATGTAGTTAATGCTAAAGAATCTGCTAAACAAACAGCCGATAAGAATGTTGCTAAGGCAGAATCTGATGTTAAGAACAGCGGTTTAGATGAAGCAAAGCAAGACGTTGAAAAGGTTCAAACGACATTAAACGACATTAAAAAGACCAATGCTAATAATGAATCTATTTTAACTACAAATAAGTCTGCTTTAACTGAAAACAATCAAAAGATAGCAACTGTTAATAATAAGATTGCAACTGCAAATCAAGCTGTAGTAGATGCTCAAAATAATGTTAATGCTAAGCAACAAGCATTGGCTGATGCTAAAAAGGCTTTAAAAGATTTACAAGATCAAGTTGCTAAAGATCAAGCAAGTGGTGCGGCTGGTTTCTTTAAGTCAATTGCCGATAATAAAGATAATTCTGAAAGTTTAAGAGAAGATGCACGTACTGCATATGATATTGTTACTGGTAAGCCAAATGCTTACCAAGATATTACTGTAAGATGGGTTAAACAAGCTGTTGAGTTGGGTCAAGAAAAAGACTCTACTTCATTCAGTAATATGGAAAAAGCTCTAGGATATTATGAACATTGGATGACATACCGTGATAAGTATGGCTTGAGTCATCCATCAATTTCTTTAACTGCTGTTGCCATTGCAATGCTTAGTTCTGATTTTCAACATTACTCTGATGAATTTAATCACCCTATTTTATTAACTGCTAAATATGGTCCATTTTATGAAGATGAAGAAGATATATCAGCTGGAGACGTTAATCCAATTGATAACTGGATGAGTGAAAAAGAAGATATCGATAACTATATTAAGGATCATCCAGATGCAGCTGCTTATAGTTTTGAAAGTAGTCATCCATTAACTGAAGATGATTGGGCAAGAGATGTTGATTTCTGGAGTAATAAACCAGTAGATATTGGTCACTATACTTCTATGATAAAACCAGATGCCAACTATGTTGGATTAGCTGGAAATGAATATGAGATTGAACCATTCATGGATAATGCAGATAGCATGGATGAAATTGAATTTGATCCAATTAACGGTATGGACTTCAATAGTTACCAAAATCTAGTTCACTCATATTTGCAAAACATTAAACAAGAAGATCAAATTAACACTCTTAAAGCTAACGTAGAAACCGCAAGCCAAAACTTAACTGCTGCACAAAATGCCGTTCAAGCAGCCCAAAACAATGTTAAGAGTTTACAAGCTAACTTAGCAGAATTAAACAATGGTTCTACTAAGATTAACAAGGCAATTACTGATACTCAAGATGCTCTTGCAAAGGGCAGAGAAAATCTCGAATTTGAACAAAAGCAACTAGATCAAGCAAACAAGAATTTAGCAGCTGTACAAGCTAAAGTTGGTGCAAAGGCAAAAGCATTAGATGACGCAAAAGCTGCTCAAGCTAAGGCTGCCGATGCTTTAGCTCAAGCTCAAAATGTTTTAGCTGGAGCTACTGCTGCAGTGAAGTCAGCTCAAACAACTGTTGATAATGCACAAGGCAACGTCAATGCCAAGAACAAGGATCTTAAGGCTGCTAAAGCAAGTCTAGAATCATTGAAGCAAACATTAAGCAGTTTAGAAAGTGCCAAGGCTAACTTAGCAAGTGCTCAAGCAGCTTTAACTGCCGCAAACAATGATGTATTAACAGCTGATAAAGATGTAAAAGCGCAAGAATTAATTTTAGCTTCCCTAGAAGAAGCTAAGGGTAAATCAGATGCTCAAGTTGCAAGTGCAGAAAAAGATTTGAAGAAAGCAGAAGCAGCTTTAGCTAATGAACAAAGTAAATTGGCCGACGCAAAAGCTAAATTAGCTGAATTGAACAAGAAAGCCAACAACAATACTGGTAAGTCAGATTCTAAACCTGAAATTAATAATCAAAAACCTGCTAAACCAGCAACTAAGCCAGGTTCAGAAAGTGCAAATACTGAAAAGCCAGAACCTGATTTTTCAGGTAATAACAAATCAGATTCAAAGAAAGAACAAAATTCTACAGATAATGTAAAATCAGATGTTAAATCTGAAAACAAGTCAAATAAGACTAAGGAAGAATCAAAATCATCATCTTCTGTAAAGATTGTTGATAATGGTGACGACTCAACTGCATCTGTTGTTTTAGCTGGTTCTAATACCGCAGTTAAAGTCTATGGTGAAAAGACTGTAAACGGCACGACTTACTACAAGATCGGAGCAAATCACTGGGTAAAAGCTGATAAAGCACATGTTGTTTCTATCGGTGGTCAAGCAACTACTAAGCAATTGCCACAAACTGGTGCTAAGAATGAACTCATTGCAGCAATCTCAGGTTTAACAGTTGCTTCAGTTGGTATTGCTAGTGCAATGGGCATGAGCCGTAAGAAAAAGAATAACTAA
- a CDS encoding MurR/RpiR family transcriptional regulator — MQNNDLSNAELHLWEIVQNNPQKIAKMSIVKLSQFAHVSTATIVRTMQKMGYSGYTSYRESLKLQDRSNSNFDVLNEADDKIKSVITKNEIEMNNTLHNLSYSNIEDSISMTKQAKVVYIFARGLSESIGQEIMVKLQLTGKYVEFHADPNIIKTASKRIKQDALVIFISLNGNTPELVDAAKSLSHHDVPTITFTTNPKGQLASLSTLTFMGYMSKTNYFPDYEVRSRLPLQIMTRIFSDAYSVRTGFARQ, encoded by the coding sequence ATGCAAAATAATGATCTTAGCAATGCGGAACTACATTTATGGGAAATAGTTCAAAATAATCCGCAAAAAATTGCAAAAATGTCGATTGTCAAACTGAGCCAGTTTGCCCATGTTTCAACAGCCACAATTGTTAGAACAATGCAAAAAATGGGCTACAGTGGCTACACTTCCTATCGGGAATCTTTGAAGTTACAAGATCGTTCTAACAGCAACTTTGACGTCTTAAATGAGGCCGACGATAAAATTAAGAGCGTAATCACTAAAAATGAAATTGAGATGAACAATACTCTCCATAATCTTAGCTACAGTAATATTGAAGATAGTATCTCCATGACCAAACAAGCAAAAGTAGTTTATATCTTTGCGCGAGGCTTATCTGAATCGATTGGTCAAGAAATAATGGTCAAACTTCAACTAACTGGTAAATATGTCGAATTTCATGCTGATCCTAACATTATCAAAACAGCTTCTAAGCGAATTAAACAAGATGCTCTGGTTATTTTTATTAGCCTAAACGGTAATACGCCCGAACTAGTTGATGCAGCTAAAAGCCTATCTCACCATGACGTCCCTACTATTACTTTTACTACTAATCCCAAGGGTCAACTTGCTTCGCTTTCGACATTAACTTTTATGGGATACATGTCTAAAACCAACTACTTCCCTGACTATGAAGTACGTTCTAGACTACCTTTACAAATTATGACTCGGATTTTTTCAGATGCCTATTCAGTTAGAACTGGTTTTGCTAGACAATAA
- the pfkB gene encoding 1-phosphofructokinase, protein MIYTITLNPAIDLVIITKKLEANTVNRTENFELQPNGKGVNVSFILKKMGIKNMATGIGGGFTLDYITAGLEEKGIKTKFLKVKEPTRINVFTRVLDQNVEYKEVNPGPEVGPEVQDKFLKYLKDTLKADDTLIISGSFSKGIKAEYLVEIAKITAEKDIKLVIDSSSKVVLDTLQYQPYLLKPNDQELASFFDLNEKLDQEKIIELARKLISAGCQNVLVSLGENGAALINKDHAYFGNAPKIQALNTAGAGDTMLGTFIGEKSKAKSDTAALKSAIAAASDTASRSGLTDFKLEKYLKEIQVSEIK, encoded by the coding sequence ATGATTTATACAATAACACTTAATCCAGCGATCGATTTGGTAATCATTACTAAAAAATTAGAAGCAAATACTGTTAATCGAACTGAAAATTTTGAGCTTCAACCTAATGGTAAGGGTGTAAATGTATCGTTTATTTTGAAAAAAATGGGTATAAAAAATATGGCGACCGGAATTGGAGGTGGCTTTACTCTTGATTACATTACAGCAGGTTTAGAAGAAAAAGGCATCAAGACTAAGTTTCTTAAGGTGAAAGAACCAACTAGGATTAATGTCTTTACACGAGTTTTAGATCAAAATGTGGAATATAAAGAAGTAAATCCTGGTCCAGAAGTTGGTCCAGAGGTTCAAGATAAGTTCTTGAAGTACTTAAAAGACACCCTGAAAGCAGACGATACTTTAATTATTTCAGGTAGTTTTTCAAAAGGAATTAAAGCAGAATACTTAGTTGAAATTGCGAAGATTACAGCAGAAAAGGATATCAAACTAGTAATTGATTCTAGTTCTAAAGTTGTGTTAGATACGCTGCAGTATCAGCCGTATTTATTAAAACCAAACGATCAAGAGCTAGCTAGTTTCTTTGATCTAAATGAAAAATTAGATCAGGAAAAGATCATTGAGTTAGCTCGTAAGTTAATTAGCGCTGGCTGTCAGAATGTCTTGGTTTCACTTGGCGAGAATGGAGCGGCTTTAATTAATAAAGATCATGCTTATTTTGGTAATGCACCGAAAATTCAGGCACTTAATACGGCTGGCGCTGGTGATACAATGCTTGGAACCTTTATTGGAGAAAAGTCAAAGGCAAAAAGCGACACTGCAGCTTTAAAATCTGCAATAGCGGCTGCTAGCGATACAGCTAGCCGATCCGGATTAACGGATTTTAAATTAGAAAAGTACCTAAAGGAAATTCAAGTAAGTGAAATTAAGTAG
- a CDS encoding fructose-specific PTS transporter subunit EIIC translates to MAQYDLVGATGCATGVAHTFMAEEALEKAAQKLGYKIKIETHGQTGVEHELTPEEIKAAKGVVIASDVDVDPDRFAGKRVVIVPVAKGIKEPETLIREALSSETPIYKPGQTAKSSTGKSSAGAEKLGTKIYTSLMNGVSHMLPFVVAGGVLIAVSFFWGIYSADPKSSQYNQFAYMLNTIGSTTMGLMVPVLGAFIAEALAKRSGLVVGFAAGMITSVGGGGFLGAIIGGYLAAVVVLLLQKLMKPLPDKEFRGLKSIFLLPVLGVFITGAIMFWLNGPIKAINTGMMSWLKGFENSSPILLGIIIGVMCASDFGGPINKAAYVTGTALLAQGNYYFMAGVSAACIAPPLATGFAVLLNKKAYSKNERTAGYVNFLLGSTHITEGAIPFAAKHPLWNIPAFMVGSAIAAALTYVSRIQVPAPHGGFIILPLVNKPFLWVLWIVVGALVSGVLLALIAGRFAKTEPQFEDGPDIDVFGEEENVNKPVAEKETTDYNLKDILDTQNIKINVDVPDKDSALKYLANFAVKNGLASDSEEVYDKYLAREKESSTGMTDGFAIPHAQSAAIKQSAMLVLKLKNPIDWNSLDGQKIDTVISFLIPAKDSKTHLQYLSNTAKLLTHKDFIEKLKEAKTPEEIKKLFDGE, encoded by the coding sequence ATGGCTCAATATGATTTAGTCGGGGCAACGGGCTGCGCTACGGGAGTTGCCCATACTTTTATGGCTGAAGAAGCTTTAGAAAAAGCTGCCCAAAAGTTAGGTTATAAGATCAAAATTGAAACACATGGTCAAACTGGTGTTGAACATGAGCTTACGCCAGAAGAAATAAAAGCGGCGAAAGGTGTTGTTATTGCTTCTGATGTTGATGTTGATCCAGATCGTTTTGCTGGAAAAAGAGTAGTAATTGTTCCAGTTGCCAAAGGTATCAAAGAACCTGAAACTTTAATTAGAGAGGCATTGAGTTCAGAAACGCCAATTTATAAACCAGGACAAACGGCCAAAAGTTCTACTGGAAAAAGTAGTGCTGGTGCTGAAAAATTAGGCACTAAAATTTATACTTCATTAATGAATGGTGTTTCCCACATGTTGCCATTTGTTGTGGCTGGTGGTGTTTTGATTGCTGTTTCATTCTTCTGGGGTATTTATTCAGCTGACCCTAAGAGCAGTCAGTATAATCAATTTGCTTATATGCTAAATACAATTGGTAGCACAACCATGGGATTGATGGTTCCAGTTCTAGGTGCCTTTATTGCAGAAGCCTTAGCTAAAAGATCAGGGCTAGTTGTTGGTTTTGCGGCCGGGATGATTACTAGCGTTGGTGGTGGCGGCTTCTTAGGTGCGATCATTGGTGGTTATTTAGCTGCCGTTGTAGTACTTTTACTGCAAAAATTAATGAAGCCATTGCCAGACAAAGAATTCCGAGGATTAAAATCAATTTTCTTATTGCCTGTATTAGGGGTATTTATCACTGGTGCAATCATGTTCTGGTTGAATGGACCAATTAAGGCAATTAACACAGGAATGATGTCTTGGCTAAAAGGTTTTGAAAATTCAAGTCCAATTCTTTTAGGTATTATCATTGGTGTAATGTGTGCCTCTGACTTTGGTGGACCAATTAACAAAGCTGCTTATGTAACTGGTACTGCACTTCTTGCTCAAGGTAACTATTACTTCATGGCGGGTGTATCTGCTGCATGTATTGCACCGCCTCTAGCAACTGGTTTTGCAGTTTTATTAAATAAGAAGGCATATTCTAAGAACGAGCGTACTGCTGGATATGTTAACTTCTTGTTAGGATCAACCCACATTACAGAAGGTGCAATTCCATTTGCTGCTAAACACCCATTATGGAATATTCCAGCATTTATGGTCGGCTCAGCAATTGCCGCAGCTTTGACTTATGTTTCTAGAATTCAAGTTCCAGCTCCTCATGGCGGTTTTATTATTTTGCCACTAGTTAATAAGCCATTTCTATGGGTATTGTGGATTGTAGTTGGTGCACTTGTTTCCGGAGTTTTACTAGCTTTAATTGCTGGTAGATTTGCTAAGACAGAACCACAATTTGAAGATGGTCCAGATATTGATGTCTTTGGTGAAGAAGAAAATGTTAACAAGCCAGTAGCTGAAAAAGAAACTACTGATTATAATCTTAAAGATATTTTGGATACTCAAAATATCAAAATTAATGTTGATGTTCCAGATAAAGATTCAGCGCTTAAGTATTTAGCTAACTTTGCTGTAAAGAATGGCTTAGCTAGTGATAGCGAAGAAGTTTATGATAAATATTTAGCTAGAGAAAAGGAAAGCTCTACAGGGATGACTGATGGTTTTGCAATTCCACATGCACAATCTGCTGCTATTAAGCAATCTGCCATGCTTGTTTTGAAGTTGAAAAATCCGATTGATTGGAATTCCTTAGATGGGCAAAAGATTGATACGGTGATTTCTTTCTTAATTCCAGCAAAGGACAGTAAGACTCATTTACAGTACTTATCTAACACGGCTAAATTGCTTACTCATAAAGACTTTATTGAAAAATTGAAAGAAGCTAAAACGCCAGAAGAGATTAAGAAGTTATTTGATGGAGAATAA